In Candidatus Thiodictyon syntrophicum, a genomic segment contains:
- a CDS encoding cobyrinate a,c-diamide synthase yields the protein MSVSCPALFIAAPASGQGKTTVTAGLARLQRRLGRRVRVFKTGPDFLDPMILARAAGAPVYNLDLWMGGEDHCRDLLHRAARAVDLILVEGVMGLYDGEPSGADLAARFELPLLCVIDAAAMAQTFAALAFGLTRFRPGLTTAGVLANRVGGAGHAATLTAKLPADLPFLGTLPRDPGLELPHRHLGLWQADEVADLDARLERIADALARSALADLPAPVAFRPAADPPPPARTLAGRRIAVARDLAFSFLYQANLDTLEAAGAHLCFFSPLADAALPACDALYLPGGYPELYLDRLAANGAMKAAIRAHQAAGRPLLAECGGLLYLLDTLAAVEGDPAPMVGLLPGQARMQPRLANLGLQGVSLPEGQLRGHTFHHSHAQIALEPIARSRALREHGAPESVYRLGRLTASYLHLYFPSNPSAATRLFLP from the coding sequence ATGTCAGTCTCGTGCCCGGCACTCTTCATCGCCGCCCCCGCCTCCGGTCAGGGCAAGACCACCGTCACGGCCGGACTCGCCCGGCTCCAGCGCCGGCTCGGGCGCCGGGTGCGGGTCTTCAAGACCGGACCGGACTTCCTGGACCCCATGATCCTCGCGCGCGCCGCCGGGGCCCCGGTCTATAACTTGGACCTGTGGATGGGCGGCGAGGACCACTGCCGGGACCTGCTGCACCGCGCCGCGCGCGCGGTCGACCTGATCCTGGTCGAAGGTGTCATGGGTCTCTATGACGGCGAACCCAGCGGGGCGGATCTCGCCGCCCGCTTCGAGCTGCCGCTCCTGTGTGTGATCGATGCCGCCGCCATGGCCCAGACCTTCGCCGCCCTGGCCTTCGGGTTGACCCGTTTTCGCCCGGGGCTCACCACCGCCGGGGTCCTGGCCAACCGGGTCGGCGGCGCCGGTCATGCGGCGACACTGACCGCGAAGCTGCCGGCGGACCTCCCCTTCCTGGGCACCCTGCCACGGGACCCGGGGCTGGAGTTGCCCCACCGTCACCTGGGACTCTGGCAGGCCGACGAGGTGGCGGACCTGGACGCGCGGCTGGAACGGATCGCCGACGCACTGGCCCGGTCCGCGCTTGCTGACCTGCCCGCCCCCGTCGCCTTCCGCCCGGCGGCAGACCCGCCGCCGCCCGCCCGCACACTCGCGGGCCGGCGCATCGCCGTGGCCCGGGACCTGGCCTTTTCCTTTCTGTATCAGGCCAATCTGGATACGCTGGAGGCCGCGGGGGCGCACCTTTGCTTCTTCTCGCCCCTGGCGGACGCGGCGCTGCCCGCCTGCGATGCGCTCTATCTGCCGGGCGGCTACCCGGAACTGTATCTGGACCGGCTCGCCGCCAATGGGGCCATGAAGGCCGCCATTCGGGCCCATCAGGCGGCGGGGCGCCCACTGTTGGCCGAGTGCGGCGGACTCCTGTATCTGCTGGACACCCTGGCCGCCGTGGAGGGCGACCCGGCCCCCATGGTCGGCCTCCTGCCGGGCCAGGCGCGGATGCAGCCGCGGCTGGCCAACCTGGGGCTCCAGGGGGTCAGCCTGCCGGAGGGTCAACTGCGCGGTCATACCTTCCACCACTCGCACGCGCAGATCGCACTGGAACCCATCGCCCGCTCCCGGGCCCTGCGCGAACACGGCGCCCCGGAGTCGGTCTATCGGCTGGGCCGACTCACCGCGTCCTATCTGCACCTCTATTTCCCTTCCAACCCGAGCGCCGCCACCCGGCTGTTTCTACCATGA
- the bluB gene encoding 5,6-dimethylbenzimidazole synthase, whose amino-acid sequence MSHRYPDPEVAAVYRAIYERRDMRHFKPDPVDEAVLARLLAAAHQAPSVGYMQPWRFIRVQDPQLRLAIHALTREEQGRTAQACGERAELVRGLKLEGILECGELLVVALPEGREAYVVGRRTMPEMDLCSAACAIQNLWLAARAEGLGMGWVSIYDPVRLDQLLGLPAGARTIAVLCLGHVDAFYPEPMLETLGWDRRRPMADLVYQDTWGRAVPTP is encoded by the coding sequence ATGAGCCACCGATATCCCGACCCCGAGGTCGCCGCGGTCTACCGCGCCATCTACGAGCGGCGCGACATGCGTCACTTCAAGCCCGACCCGGTCGACGAGGCCGTGCTCGCCCGCCTGCTCGCGGCCGCCCATCAGGCCCCGAGCGTAGGCTATATGCAGCCCTGGCGCTTCATCCGCGTCCAGGACCCGCAGCTGCGCCTGGCCATCCATGCCCTGACCCGCGAGGAGCAGGGACGGACGGCGCAGGCCTGCGGGGAGCGCGCCGAGCTGGTCCGCGGCCTGAAGCTGGAGGGCATCCTGGAGTGCGGCGAGTTGCTGGTCGTGGCCCTGCCCGAGGGGCGCGAGGCCTATGTGGTCGGCCGCCGCACCATGCCCGAAATGGACCTGTGCTCGGCCGCCTGCGCCATCCAGAACCTATGGCTGGCTGCCCGCGCCGAGGGGCTGGGGATGGGCTGGGTGTCGATCTATGACCCGGTCCGGCTCGATCAATTGCTGGGGCTGCCCGCGGGCGCCCGCACCATCGCCGTGCTCTGCCTGGGGCATGTGGACGCCTTTTATCCGGAACCGATGTTGGAGACCCTGGGCTGGGACCGGCGCCGGCCCATGGCGGACCTGGTGTACCAGGACACCTGGGGCCGGGCGGTGCCGACGCCATGA
- the cobD gene encoding threonine-phosphate decarboxylase CobD produces MGNDMGPGTLLPHGGRLRAAAARYRIPLADWLDLSTGINPRGWPVPPVPDLWQRLPEEDDDLEQAAARYYGTDWTGGAGALLPVAGSQAAIQALPRLRPPGRVGVIAPGYGEHAHAWRRTGHAVQLLPVAMIEAALPDLGVLVLIHPNNPTGARFARADLLRWRRVLAQRGGWLVIDEAFMDATPGESLANLGPLPGLILLRSLGKFFGLAGARVGFVLADPALTQPLAAQLGPWTIAAPARWVAAKALEDHAWQAAARAHLAAAGPRLAALLTRHGLPPQGGCALFQWVPTVRAPLLHEHLARAGILTRLFEAPLAVRFGLPGSEDEWTRLADALRSTLVREYGST; encoded by the coding sequence ATGGGTAACGACATGGGTCCGGGTACCTTGCTGCCCCACGGCGGGCGGCTGCGGGCCGCCGCCGCGCGCTACCGGATACCGCTCGCCGACTGGCTGGACCTCTCCACCGGCATCAACCCCCGGGGCTGGCCGGTCCCGCCGGTGCCGGACCTCTGGCAGCGCCTGCCGGAGGAGGACGACGACCTGGAGCAGGCGGCGGCGCGCTACTACGGCACCGACTGGACTGGCGGGGCCGGCGCACTGTTGCCGGTGGCCGGCTCCCAGGCCGCGATCCAGGCCCTGCCGCGGCTGCGCCCGCCCGGACGGGTCGGCGTGATCGCACCCGGCTACGGCGAACACGCCCACGCCTGGCGGCGGACCGGACACGCGGTGCAACTGCTGCCGGTGGCGATGATCGAGGCCGCCCTCCCCGACCTGGGCGTGCTGGTGCTGATCCATCCGAACAACCCGACCGGGGCGCGCTTTGCGCGCGCGGACCTGCTGCGCTGGCGCCGGGTGCTCGCCCAGCGCGGCGGCTGGCTGGTGATCGACGAGGCCTTCATGGACGCGACCCCGGGCGAAAGCCTGGCGAACCTTGGACCGCTGCCCGGCCTGATCCTGCTACGCTCACTCGGCAAATTCTTCGGGCTGGCCGGGGCCCGGGTCGGCTTCGTGCTGGCCGACCCGGCGCTGACCCAACCGCTCGCCGCCCAGCTCGGCCCCTGGACCATCGCCGCCCCGGCCCGCTGGGTCGCCGCCAAGGCCCTCGAGGATCACGCCTGGCAGGCGGCGGCCCGCGCACACCTCGCCGCCGCCGGCCCCCGGCTTGCGGCGCTCCTCACCCGCCACGGTCTCCCGCCGCAGGGCGGCTGCGCCCTGTTTCAATGGGTCCCTACCGTGCGGGCCCCCCTGCTCCATGAACACCTGGCCCGCGCCGGCATCCTGACCCGCCTTTTTGAGGCGCCGCTCGCCGTGCGCTTCGGCCTGCCCGGGAGCGAGGACGAGTGGACGCGCCTCGCTGACGCTTTAAGAAGTACGTTAGTACGGGAGTACGGGAGTACGTGA
- the prfH gene encoding peptide chain release factor H, with the protein MSGDAPTLWLQLSAGRGPAECEWVVGRLVPLLIRDLSEHGLTVAEVARTPGEHGGDARSILLRASGTGAAAQVRSWLGTIQWIGASPYRAHHPRKNWFVSVAAFAEPAADHWDSTAVRVETLRASGPGGQHVNRTESAVRVTHLPTGLHAIAQEERSQLLNRRLALARLASLFAERAETKAREGGTARWQQHTRLVRGNPVRVYRGQEWVPVVTGRCGQSCV; encoded by the coding sequence GTGAGCGGGGACGCGCCGACCCTGTGGCTGCAACTCTCCGCCGGGCGCGGCCCGGCCGAGTGCGAATGGGTGGTGGGGCGCCTGGTCCCGCTGCTGATCCGGGATCTCAGCGAGCATGGGCTCACTGTGGCGGAAGTCGCGCGCACGCCCGGCGAGCATGGCGGCGATGCCCGTTCGATCCTGCTACGGGCCAGTGGCACGGGGGCGGCGGCGCAGGTCCGCAGTTGGTTGGGGACCATCCAGTGGATTGGCGCCAGCCCCTACCGGGCGCATCACCCCCGCAAGAACTGGTTCGTCAGCGTGGCCGCCTTCGCGGAACCCGCCGCCGACCACTGGGATAGTACGGCGGTGCGGGTCGAGACACTGCGCGCGAGCGGTCCCGGCGGACAGCACGTCAACCGCACGGAGAGTGCCGTCCGGGTCACTCATCTGCCGACCGGGCTCCACGCCATTGCCCAGGAAGAGCGCTCGCAACTCCTGAACCGCCGGCTCGCGCTCGCCCGGCTGGCGAGTCTCTTCGCTGAACGTGCCGAAACCAAGGCGCGCGAGGGCGGCACCGCGCGCTGGCAACAGCACACCCGGCTGGTCCGCGGCAATCCGGTTCGGGTCTATCGCGGGCAAGAGTGGGTGCCTGTTGTCACGGGCAGGTGCGGACAGTCCTGTGTCTGA